The Arvicola amphibius chromosome 5, mArvAmp1.2, whole genome shotgun sequence genome contains the following window.
CTACAAACTGTGAGAACCCTAAAACCCTGGAAAGCACAAGAAAAAAGCTGGATGACAAAATGCAGTTTTCTAAGTTAGATGCTCAGATTCAAGAGAGAGCTGAGAAAATCGGATGATCAGCAGCGATGAGAGCATTGCTTCTCTAATTTTGAAAATGAGCTATAGCAATGTCGTGTACTTGTATATGTTGGGTATTTGTACCAGGGGAAGCTGGAAGATGGGGATATGGAAACTTCCTGTTAAATATAGTACATTTTGGAATTCTAAATTTATcccaaaatttaaataaaagtttatggAATAAAACCACAATAATTCTGCAATAAAATGCATTGTCTTTTAATGTTACAAGCACCGTGGCTCATCACAGTTCAGAAGGGAGAAATACTCCCACTGCAGAGCAGAAGGTAGATGCTTTTTGTAGTGCTCCCCAAGACCTACTTCAGATGGTTTCCCTACTTCTTCATTCACCTCTTGAAACCCAAGCCACCTGATGTTTCCTTATTGACTTAGGATGAAAACTCTACATTTTTCCTTGATGAGTAGATTCTGCAGATCTGAGACTTGGAATGTGCAGCCTCTTATGACAGATGATATTTTTCTGGTAGGAAACAAGCACAGGTGTGTGTTTCTCTAGCAGTAAGTGACAGACAGATGGAATGCGAGGAGCCCTGTGGGACCAGCACCATGTGGGTATAGGGTTTGTTGTGTctgtagacatttttaaaaaggtataagCTTGACTTCAAGTTTATGTGTGTTTTCCATAAACACTACATACCTGTTTACCTGTTACTTATCACAATCTAGGTGAGAAAATATTATACCCATTGATTTTAACTTCTTCCATAATCActcctttatttttgatatttactGACATTTGATAAAGAGTTTGTGTCTGGGCACAGAGTCAATCCTGGTATCAGGAGAGACAGACCAGAGATCAGCAGATTGATAATAGCCTTATGTATATAATAATTACTATCTCAAGGAGTAATTCAacaacaagtattttttttttgaaataaaaatttttatttcatacaaaAGAATTGGTAGTTCATGTTTAGGTGAGCAAACGTTTTTTTTTCAGTCCATTATTTCTGGGTTATATTGCAAGTGGCTTCCTGACTCACTATTTGCCTACATGCTTGTGGGAAGCTTCTGTAGCCTCTTCTTGGTAGGAATTCCGGTTTTTCTGAATTCTTCCCTTTCCTTGAGGTATTCCAGTTTGCATTCTTCATAGAAGGCTGGATCATTATAGTAAGCAGTTAGACAGTCTTTCAGTGCAGAATTTTCTTTCCGGCATTTTACCACCAGAAGAATTCCAGAGTCCTTGCAACATCTGGTAAAATCTTCAACTTGCTCAGCACACCTCCCTCTGGCCTTTTCCCTCATTATTTTGGGGATCAGAACATCTTTCTCCACATGTCTGAGATGTTGCTCTGCGGGGTCCAGCGCTATCTTGGAGGAACAACAAGTATTTTTAATGaacctaattttatttatttatttattttttgatcttGCCCTGCTGGCATCTGGtatcccctccccacttctcttttctcccaCTGTCCTGACTATGTGGGTGGATATGAGAAGATGGTTCTCCAACCTCAGAGGAGGCTACAGTTGCCAAACATGCAAGCCCTTCATATTGGTTGCATTCCCCAAGCCACCAGCTTTCTCTTGGTCTCTCAATCTTTTTCTAAATCCATCTGGAAACCATACTACCCTGCTCAAAAGCCCTTATTGTATGAGTTGACATCCT
Protein-coding sequences here:
- the LOC119815650 gene encoding COX assembly mitochondrial protein homolog codes for the protein MREKARGRCAEQVEDFTRCCKDSGILLVVKCRKENSALKDCLTAYYNDPAFYEECKLEYLKEREEFRKTGIPTKKRLQKLPTSM